A single window of Anopheles moucheti chromosome 2, idAnoMoucSN_F20_07, whole genome shotgun sequence DNA harbors:
- the LOC128299174 gene encoding trypsin 3A1-like: protein MKQLFCLILLFASVLASFEGGQWVRYTHRHMPGAYHSLGLPVRPPNLGRVVGGVDANIADYPYQLSLRRFDDHFCGASVIAARWALSAAHCTFPLPLPSSVQLLGGTADRTAGGIMFDVEEIINHPNYDDWTVEFDVCVLRTVVDLSGVNIVPVALDPSGTTHAPGSRAVVSGWGVSGAGTLPIILQRVDIPVVSDADCAAAWPEGWVTPDMLCASEPGRDACNADSGGPLVVGGTQIGIVSWGDPACVGSPPGVYARVAFPTIRSFILDTTGA from the exons ATGAAGCAACTATTCTGTTTGATTTTACTGTTTGCATCAGTTCTTGCGAGTTTCGAGGGAGGGCAATGGGTCAGATACACCCATCGCCATATGCCCGGTGCATACCATAGCTTGGGTCTGCCCGTGCGGCCACCAAACCTCGGCCGAGTCGTTGGTGGAGTCGATGCAAACATTGCCGACTATCCGTACCAGCTATCGTTGCGCCGTTTCGACGATCATTTTTGTGGCGCATCCGTTATTGCAGCTCGCTGGGCACTGTCCGCTGCGCACTGCACATTCCCACTGCCGTTACCGAGCTCGGTGCAGCTTCTAGGCGGGACTGCCGATCGTACGGCCGGCGGCATCATGTTCGACGTGGAAGAAATCATCAACCATCCCAACTACGACGATTGGACGGTGGAGTTCgacgtgtgtgtgctgcgtaCCGTGGTTGACTTGAGCGGTGTGAACATTGTACCCGTTGCACTGGATCCGTCCGGCACGACGCATGCGCCAGGATCTCGAGCTGTTGTCAGCGGATGGGGTGTATCC GGAGCCGGAACTTTGCCGATCATTCTACAACGTGTTGATATTCCGGTTGTTTCCGATGCGGATTGTGCTGCCGCATGGCCTGAAGGATGGGTCACACCGGA TATGCTTTGCGCCAGCGAACCTGGACGGGACGCGTGTAACGCCGACAGCGGTGGCCCACTGGTGGTGGGTGGAACTCAAATCGGGATCGTTTCCTGGGGAGACCCGGCCTGTGTTGGATCGCCTCCAGGAGTTTACGCACGGGTTGCATTCCCCACCATCCGTAGCTTCATTTTAGACACTACTGGAGCTTAA
- the LOC128310194 gene encoding trypsin alpha-3-like: MVSLKMGPALLLLALCVAGVLCDQEQNAYATRQRRVSVESNDDDKDRKFSGRIVGGTELDSPLPYLLSLRDSGNHICGASIIAAKYALSAAHCQSPPSDVERLTLLGGTVERTDDAGGIVFQVDKVVTHPEFVQKTYLNDVAIIRSATSFLDHAGLAVIPLATELYNLQVNSVSTVNGWGLTAQDSSLAPTLRTVNIPVTSFSKCVAKWRPVRIAKTAICAGHPGRDSCNGDSGGPLVQKGIQIGLVSWGADRCGSDYPGIYTYVGNKDIRKFITENSGV; this comes from the exons ATGGTGTCGCTCAAGATGGGACCAGCCCTGTTGCTGCTAGCGCTTTGTGTTGCCGGTGTGTTGTGCGACCAGGAGCAAAACGCGTATGCCACCAGGCAGAGACGTGTGTCGGTGGAGTCGAATGACGACGACAAGGATAGGAAATTCAGCGGACGTATCGTCGGTGGTACGGAGCTGGATAGCCCGTTGCCATACCTGCTGTCCCTGCGCGACAGTGGCAACCACATCTGCGGAGCATCGATCATTGCTGCCAAATATGCATTGTCGGCCGCCCACTGTCAAAGCCCACCGTCCGATGTCGAGAGA CTGACACTTCTCGGTGGAACTGTCGAGCGGACAGATGATGCTGGCGGAATTGTGTTCCAGGTCGATAAGGTCGTCACCCATCCGGAATTCGTACAAAAAACTTACCTCAACGATGTTGCCATCATACGCAGCGCCACCTCCTTCCTAGACCATGCCGGTCTCGCGGTTATTCCTCTCGCTACCGAACTGTACAATCTGCAGGTGAACAGCGTCTCCACGGTGAACGGCTGGGGTCTAACGGCTCAGGATTCAAGCTTGGCACCGACCCTGCGCACGGTTAACATTCCGGTTACCAGCTTCTCCAAGTGTGTGGCCAAGTGGCGCCCAGTCCGGATAGCTAAGAC TGCCATCTGTGCCGGTCATCCGGGACGCGACTCGTGCAACGGAGACAGCGGTGGTCCACTCGTACAGAAGGGAATACAAATTGGACTAGTGTCCTGGGGTGCCGATCGATGTGGCAGCGATTATCCTGGAATTTACACTTATGTAGGCAACAAGGACATCCGCAAGTTCATCACAGAGAACAGCGGTGTTTAA
- the LOC128310195 gene encoding trypsin 3A1-like, whose amino-acid sequence MKAFVVLALCVAAVAALTDEEVWLQYNRRMPGAYYTKGVKQLPPYQGRIVGGVEADIANYPYQLSLRRAQHSCGASVIAARWALSAAHCTFPVPAPGVITLQGGSSNRVTGGVVFQVEEILNHPDYDDWNLYNDVCVLRTATDLVGEHIAVIALDPAGAAHAPGSRAVLSGWGLDDNRVLPTMLRRVDIPVVDQAACASAWSPLTVTPDMLCASEPGRDACNGDSGGPLVVGGHQIGIVSWGDAQCEGTWPGVFARVAFPNTRNWIAQVTGV is encoded by the exons ATGAAGGCGTTCGTAGTGCTGGCATTGTGCGTGGCCGCCGTAGCGGCATTGACCGATGAGGAAGTTTGGTTGCAGTACAACCGTCGTATGCCGGGAGCGTACTACACCAAGGGAGTGAAGCAGCTTCCCCCGTACCAGGGCAGAATCGTCGGTGGAGTGGAAGCCGACATCGCCAACTATCCGTACCAGCTGTCGCTGCGTCGTGCCCAGCATAGCTGTGGTGCGTCCGTGATTGCGGCCCGGTGGGCACTGTCCGCTGCTCACTGCACGTTCCCAGTGCCTGCACCGGGTGTTATCACTCTGCAGGGCGGCAGCTCCAACCGCGTAACGGGAGGAGTTGTGTTCCAAGTGGAGGAGATCCTTAACCACCCGGACTACGATGACTGGAACCTGTACAACGATGTGTGTGTTCTGCGTACTGCTACGGATCTGGTTGGCGAGCATATCGCTGTGATCGCTTTGGATCCTGCTGGTGCAGCCCATGCCCCTGGTTCCCGTGCCGTTCTCAGCGGATGGGGTCTCGAT GATAACCGCGTGCTCCCGACCATGCTGCGTCGTGTTGACATTCCCGTGGTTGATCAGGCAGCCTGTGCATCGGCGTGGAGTCCTTTGACCGTTACGCCTGA TATGCTCTGCGCCAGCGAACCCGGACGCGATGCGTGCAACGGTGACAGCGGTGGCCCACTGGTCGTTGGTGGACACCAGATTGGTATCGTTTCGTGGGGTGATGCGCAGTGCGAAGGTACCTGGCCGGGTGTATTCGCTCGCGTTGCTTTCCCCAATACCCGCAACTGGATCGCCCAGGTCACCGGTGTTTAA
- the LOC128297085 gene encoding trypsin-7-like, with translation MKLVVVICAVAVAVVSASDVESARFERRMLPDGAQEIDDRQPIGNVGSLKKIVGGEPVSIQTHTYQLSLRNYDYHICGASIISSVWALTAAHCLFPDPDPKTVTLRAGTSNQSVGGRIYNASRIIIHPMYNPSSMDNDVAVIRVDSYFNGPNMGYIGLVPLGYEPMAGVRAIVTGWGRQSEESKQSMTLAGVEIPIVDKADCMNQWSGVLVSPQMICAGELGKDSCNGDSGGPLVSGGRQIGIVSWGSTKCGGPLAAIYTNLGNVAIRTFISSTTGV, from the exons ATGAAACTTGTCGTAGTAATTTGTGCGGTGGCAGTTGCCGTGGTCAGTGCGAGCGATGTAGAAAGCGCGCGATTCGAGCGACGCATGCTGCCGGACGGTGCCCAGGAGATCGACGATCGTCAGCCGATTGGAAATGTTGGCTCGCTGAAGAAGATTGTCGGTGGTGAACCGGTAAGCATCCAGACGCACACCTACCAGCTGTCTCTGCGCAACTACGACTACCACATCTGCGGGGCCTCGATCATATCGAGCGTTTGGGCCCTTACCGCTGCCCATTGTCTGTTCCCCGATCCGGACCCGAAAACG GTCACACTGCGCGCTGGAACCAGCAACCAGTCGGTCGGTGGTCGCATCTACAACGCATCCCGTATCATCATCCACCCGATGTACAATCCCAGCTCGATGGATAATGATGTGGCGGTGATTCGTGTGGACTCGTACTTCAATGGCCCGAATATGGGATACATTGGGCTGGTGCCGTTGGGCTACGAACCGATGGCTGGTGTTCGGGCTATCGTTACTGGATGGGGACGCCAG AGCGAGGAATCGAAACAGTCGATGACACTGGCCGGAGTGGAAATCCCCATCGTAGATAAGGCGGACTGTATGAATCAATGGAGCGGCGTACTGGTGTCACCACA AATGATCTGTGCCGGAGAGTTGGGCAAGGATTCGTGCAACGGTGACAGTGGCGGTCCGCTCGTTTCCGGCGGACGCCAGATCGGTATCGTGTCGTGGGGATCCACCAAATGCGGTGGCCCACTCGCCGCGATCTACACGAACCTGGGCAACGTGGCAATTCGCACCTTTATCAGCTCGACGACGGGCGTCTGA
- the LOC128299173 gene encoding trypsin 3A1-like produces the protein MRLLVAALLLCVTGTSADSIELQAWRSMQVRRNVRKEPGMSGRIIGGYETNIADQPFQLSVRRFNYHICGASVVDPSFAITAAHCVSPKPDPEFITLQGGSTNRTDDKVIFRTEEIIVHPTYNPHTYNNDVALIRIIGSFEGYENVFPIALETVPITSYSTPVYCTVSGWGQTEMFNGKLPEMLRAVRIPLIPYTECRRKWSPLAVTTSMICAGEPRRDTCNGDSGGPLVCNDKLYGLVSWGANQCGGTYPGVYTSITSKDVASFIEQYIYI, from the exons ATGAGGTTATTGGTAGCAGCATTACTTTTATGCGTAACCGGTACATCCGCCGACAGTATCGAGCTACAAGCATGGCGTTCGATGCAGGTGCGCCGAAACGTCCGCAAGGAACCGGGCATGTCGGGACGGATTATCGGTGGTTACGAGACAAACATTGCGGATCAACCCTTCCAGCTGTCGGTGCGGCGATTTAATTATCACATCTGCGGTGCATCCGTGGTGGATCCGTCCTTTGCCATCACGGCAGCCCACTGTGTGTCGCCCAAGCCTGATCCCGAGTTT ATCACACTGCAAGGGGGCTCTACCAATCGGACGGACGACAAAGTGATATTTCGAACCGAAGAAATTATCGTGCACCCAACGTATAATCCTCATACTTACAATAACGATGTCGCCTTGATCCGCATCATCGGGTCATTCGAGGGATATGAAAACGTGTTCCCGATTGCACTGGAAACCGTACCGATAACTTCGTACAGTACTCCTGTGTATTGTACGGTGTCCGGCTGGGGGCAAACCGAAATGTTTAATGGCAAACTTCCGGAGATGCTGCGTGCGGTACGAATCCCACTGATACCGTACACCGAGTGTCGTCGGAAGTGGAGTCCACTAGCTGTTACTACTTC GATGATCTGCGCTGGAGAACCACGGCGAGATACCTGCAACGGGGACAGCGGTGGCCCCTTGGTGTGTAACGATAAACTTTACGGATTAGTTTCTTGGGGCGCTAACCAATGCGGAGGCACGTATCCGGGTGTGTACACTAGCATCACGTCAAAGGATGTGGCCAGCTTCATAGAACAGTACATTTATATATAA